The Bacteroidota bacterium genome window below encodes:
- a CDS encoding histidine kinase, with the protein MPTSQIYEAMQDSDGYMWFATDRGVVRYNGYEFKTFGTKEGLHDNVVFRLFQDIKGRIWMITFSGRVFFYEGGKINAYRYNDRIKGLINGSFQLSIFVDKNETIYIGSTYGQYLINSKGIVTIRIKPHNINNIPFISIDERVDSRKADAIGTGLKPGYTTRLLHLTKNGATSFIFQNKTDGKLCAVRLKNDRLLFSIGTTIFELKNKSFLKVGEVPHGIINMTEDLFQNLWVCTKNGLYFFDSTTDLSKSKSYLHGNYISNIMQDKENGYWVTSINDGIFYLPNHEVKNYVSNDRMQAPQALTCDDKYIYAGYFPAALAKINTTEMTVFDKKFESPTITSLYFDREDLSLYVGNDNITYLSKNKFNYIKYARTKNATINFTRNKFGLFSGCYDKLLQITNDSITELCKLNSKMTCIFSNTDNNLIIGSIDGVVKFDIKNNKFYQFNDRLSNFRIDDIDTINESLCFATVGHGLMIMMKDSSLKTIGESNGLCSNTIRKIAIDRGKIWCASNNGISVIEFSDFSKFTYEIKNIGIKEGIPDNEINDIAILNDTVWLASKKGIVFFSSHSDFENKYSPIVKFTRFQVNNSDTTISDKYIFPYKLNTFSIGFESPMFKSRKNQSYKYILFNGHDSIVGTTINREVEFLSLDPGKYSLSVKAMNNSGLWSKQPAVLSFTILSPWWKTIWFRTIIFILLMISIYIFYKRRILLFQEKYDNEKKQASLQLTAMRAQMNPHFIFNVMNSIRNYMQENDLASAEKYLTSFAKLVRYTLDNSSVQEVSLEEELQALRSYAFLEMQRFEDGFQFEIIIDPEIDTDDIMVPSLLLQPFVENAIKHGIDKLAGKGKIFIYVQKKNQYILIAIEDNGIGRIDSANWNSENRGKHTSFGSRLTFERIEAFNKAYNKGIKAEIIDLKDKNQASIGTRVEIELS; encoded by the coding sequence TTGCCAACCTCTCAAATTTATGAAGCCATGCAGGACTCGGATGGCTACATGTGGTTTGCGACAGACAGAGGTGTTGTCAGATATAATGGTTATGAGTTTAAAACGTTTGGAACAAAGGAAGGATTACATGACAATGTAGTTTTCAGATTATTTCAGGATATTAAAGGACGGATCTGGATGATTACATTTTCAGGGCGGGTCTTTTTTTATGAAGGTGGAAAAATAAATGCTTACCGTTACAATGACAGAATTAAGGGGCTTATAAATGGAAGCTTTCAATTGTCAATTTTTGTAGATAAAAATGAAACCATATATATTGGCAGTACATATGGCCAATACCTTATTAATTCCAAAGGAATTGTCACCATCAGAATCAAGCCACATAATATTAACAATATTCCATTCATTTCAATTGATGAAAGAGTTGATTCCAGAAAAGCCGATGCAATTGGAACGGGATTAAAACCAGGATATACAACAAGGCTTCTTCATCTGACAAAAAATGGTGCGACTAGCTTTATCTTTCAAAACAAGACTGACGGTAAACTTTGTGCTGTACGACTTAAAAATGACAGGTTATTATTTTCAATTGGCACCACCATATTTGAGTTAAAAAATAAATCATTTTTAAAAGTTGGAGAAGTTCCTCACGGAATAATTAACATGACTGAAGATTTATTTCAGAATTTGTGGGTATGTACAAAGAATGGTTTATACTTTTTTGATTCCACTACTGATCTTTCAAAAAGCAAATCATATCTGCATGGAAATTATATCAGCAATATAATGCAGGATAAAGAAAATGGTTATTGGGTGACATCAATCAACGATGGCATTTTCTATCTGCCAAACCACGAAGTTAAAAACTATGTTTCGAACGATAGAATGCAGGCGCCACAAGCATTAACTTGTGACGACAAGTATATTTATGCAGGTTATTTTCCTGCTGCATTAGCAAAAATAAATACTACTGAAATGACAGTATTTGATAAAAAATTTGAAAGCCCCACAATAACAAGTTTGTATTTTGATCGTGAAGATTTAAGCCTATATGTTGGAAATGATAACATAACATATTTAAGTAAAAATAAATTCAATTATATAAAGTATGCACGAACTAAAAATGCAACTATCAATTTTACCAGAAATAAGTTTGGATTATTTTCAGGATGCTACGATAAGTTGCTTCAGATAACAAATGATTCAATAACGGAGTTATGCAAACTAAATTCAAAAATGACATGCATTTTTTCCAATACTGATAATAATTTAATAATTGGAAGTATTGACGGGGTAGTCAAGTTTGACATTAAAAATAATAAATTTTATCAATTTAACGATCGTTTAAGCAATTTCAGGATTGATGATATAGATACCATTAATGAAAGTTTATGTTTTGCTACTGTTGGTCATGGATTAATGATTATGATGAAAGACAGTAGTTTAAAAACAATTGGGGAGTCAAACGGTTTGTGCAGTAATACAATTCGAAAGATTGCGATAGATAGAGGAAAAATCTGGTGCGCTTCAAATAACGGAATAAGCGTTATTGAGTTCTCAGATTTTTCAAAATTTACATATGAAATAAAAAATATTGGCATTAAAGAAGGAATTCCGGACAATGAAATCAATGACATAGCTATATTAAACGATACAGTTTGGCTAGCTTCAAAGAAAGGTATTGTGTTTTTTTCCTCACATTCAGATTTTGAAAATAAATATTCGCCTATCGTAAAATTTACCAGATTTCAGGTAAACAATTCTGATACAACAATAAGTGATAAATATATCTTTCCCTACAAATTGAACACTTTTAGTATTGGCTTCGAATCACCAATGTTTAAAAGTAGAAAGAATCAATCCTACAAATATATACTGTTTAATGGCCATGATTCAATTGTAGGGACAACAATAAATCGTGAAGTTGAATTTCTTTCACTTGATCCCGGTAAATATTCATTATCAGTAAAAGCAATGAACAATTCAGGGTTGTGGAGTAAACAGCCCGCAGTGTTAAGCTTCACTATACTATCACCTTGGTGGAAAACGATCTGGTTCAGGACTATTATATTTATCCTATTAATGATATCAATTTATATTTTCTACAAAAGAAGGATTTTATTATTTCAGGAAAAATATGATAATGAGAAGAAACAAGCTTCACTTCAGCTCACTGCTATGCGGGCTCAGATGAATCCACATTTCATATTTAATGTAATGAATTCCATCCGAAATTATATGCAGGAAAACGATCTTGCTTCTGCAGAAAAATATCTGACGTCATTTGCAAAATTAGTGAGATATACTTTAGACAATTCTTCTGTGCAGGAAGTTTCTTTAGAAGAAGAACTGCAAGCTCTCAGAAGTTATGCATTTCTGGAAATGCAACGATTTGAAGATGGATTCCAATTCGAAATAATTATTGATCCGGAAATCGATACAGATGACATCATGGTTCCTTCTTTATTGTTACAACCTTTTGTTGAAAATGCAATCAAACATGGAATTGATAAACTGGCAGGAAAAGGAAAAATATTCATTTATGTGCAGAAGAAAAATCAATACATATTAATTGCCATCGAAGACAACGGAATTGGTCGAATTGATTCTGCCAACTGGAATTCGGAAAATCGTGGAAAGCATACGTCATTCGGGTCCCGTTTGACATTTGAACGCATTGAAGCATTTAATAAAGCATATAATAAAGGAATTAAAGCCGAAATAATTGATTTAAAAGATAAAAATCAAGCTTCTATAGGAACCAGAGTTGAAATTGAATTATCATAA